One part of the Glycine max cultivar Williams 82 chromosome 14, Glycine_max_v4.0, whole genome shotgun sequence genome encodes these proteins:
- the LOC100806887 gene encoding alcohol dehydrogenase-like 7 produces the protein MEDKLATTSEGQPIRCKAAICRKPGSPLSIEEIIVAPPMPREARIRVICTSLCHSDVTFWKMEVPPAICPRILGHEAVGVVESVGEDVTEVTKGDVVVPIFLPDCGECIDCKSSKSNLCSKFPFEVSPWMPRHATSRFTDLKGDIIHHFLFVSSFSEYTVVDIAHLTKIDPAIPPNRACLLSCGVSTGVGAAWRTAGVEPGSTVVIFGLGSIGLAVAEGARLCGATRIIGVDVNPEKYETGKKFGLTDFVHAGESENKSVSQVIIKMTGGGADYCFECVGMATLVQEAYASCRKGWGKAIVLGVEKPGSMLSLSCNEVLHSGKSLVGCLFGGLKPKSDVPILLKRYMDKELNLDEFVTHEVEFKDINKAFDLLIEGQCLRCVIWMDR, from the exons ATGGAAGATAAACTAGCAACAACAAGTGAAGGACAACCCATAAGATGTAAAG CTGCGATTTGTCGCAAGCCAGGTTCTCCATTGAGTATTGAGGAGATCATTGTGGCACCACCAATGCCTCGTGAAGCTCGGATTCGTGTTATATGCACTTCTCTTTGTCACAGCGATGTTACTTTTTGGAAAATGGAG GTCCCTCCTGCAATTTGTCCAAGAATTTTGGGTCATGAGGCTGTTGG GGTTGTGGAAAGCGTAGGAGAGGATGTAACCGAAGTCACAAAAGGAGATGTGGTTGTTCCAATTTTCTTACCTGATTGTGGGGAGTGTATAGATTGCAAATCAAGCAAGAGCAACCTTTGTTCAAAGTTTCCTTTTGAGGTGTCTCCTTGGATGCCTAGACATGCCACCTCTAGATTCACGGATTTAAAAGGAGATATCATACACcatttcttgtttgtgtctaGTTTTAGCGAGTATACCGTGGTTGACATTGCTCATCTAACCAAGATTGATCCAGCAATACCACCCAACAGGGCATGCCTACTTAGTTGTGGTGTATCAACCG GGGTAGGTGCTGCTTGGAGAACAGCAGGTGTGGAGCCAGGGTCTACAGTAGTCATTTTTGGGTTGGGAAGTATTGGATTAGCA GTTGCCGAGGGAGCTAGACTTTGTGGAGCAACTAGGATTATAGGTGTGGATGTCAACCCAGAAAAATATGAAACTG GAAAAAAGTTTGGACTCACTGACTTTGTCCATGCTGGAGAAAGTGAAAACAAATCTGTGAGCCAG GTTATCATAAAGATGACTGGTGGGGGAGCAGATTATTGCTTTGAATGTGTTGGAATGGCAACATTGGTGCAGGAAGCATATGCTTCTTGTAGAAAg GGTTGGGGAAAAGCAATAGTTTTAGGAGTGGAGAAGCCGGGATCCATGTTGAGCCTTAGCTGTAATGAGGTCCTCCATAGTGGGAAGAGCCTCGTGGGGTGCTTATTTGGAGGACTCAAACCCAAGTCTGATGTACCTATTCTCCTTAAACGCTACATGGACAAG GAACTGAATTTGGATGAGTTTGTCACACATGAGGTGGAGTTCAAGGATATCAACAAAGCTTTTGATTTATTGATTGAAGGACAGTGCCTTCGGTGTGTGATTTGGATGGACAGATGA